In one Vibrio sp. VB16 genomic region, the following are encoded:
- the glnS gene encoding glutamine--tRNA ligase, with translation MTEAEARPSNFIRQIIDKDLADGKHTSVHTRFPPEPNGYLHIGHAKSICLNFGIAQDYQGQCNLRFDDTNPEKEDIEYVESIKNDVNWLGFEWSGDIQYSSNYFDTLYGYAVELINKGLAYVDELSPDQIREYRGTLKEPGKHSPYRDRSAEENLALFEKMRDGGFKEATACLRAKIDMASPFMVMRDPVIYRIRFAEHHQTADKWCIYPMYDFTHCISDALEGITHSICTLEFQDNRRLYDWVLENISIECQPRQYEFSRLNLEYTVMSKRKLNQLVTENLVNGWDDPRMPTISGLRRRGFTSAAIRDFCQRIGVTKQENMIEFGSLESCIRDDLNENAPRSMAVLDPVKIVLEDIEVGKVETLNVANHPNKPEMGSREVPFTREIWIERDDFREEANKKYKRLVLGKEVRLRGAYVIKAERIEKDAEGNITTIFCSYDVDTLGKNPADGRKVKGVIHWVSADKGLPAEIRLYDRLFTVPNPAAEDDFKAVINAESLLVKNGFVEPSLCNAQAEKGLQFERTGYFCVDSKDSKPDALVFNRTVGLRDTWAKTGD, from the coding sequence ATGACTGAAGCTGAGGCTCGTCCATCAAATTTCATTCGCCAAATCATTGATAAAGATTTAGCGGACGGCAAACACACTAGCGTGCATACCCGATTCCCACCAGAGCCAAATGGCTATTTGCATATCGGTCACGCTAAATCCATTTGTTTGAATTTTGGTATTGCTCAGGATTATCAGGGTCAATGTAATCTTAGATTTGATGATACCAATCCTGAGAAAGAAGATATCGAATACGTTGAGTCGATTAAAAATGATGTGAATTGGTTAGGTTTCGAATGGTCTGGAGATATTCAGTATTCGTCAAATTATTTCGATACTCTCTATGGATATGCCGTTGAACTTATTAATAAGGGTTTGGCTTATGTAGATGAACTAAGCCCTGATCAGATCCGCGAGTATCGTGGAACATTGAAAGAGCCGGGCAAACATAGCCCATATCGTGATCGCAGTGCTGAGGAAAACCTCGCGTTATTTGAAAAAATGCGTGATGGTGGATTTAAAGAAGCAACAGCCTGCCTACGAGCCAAGATTGATATGGCATCGCCATTTATGGTGATGAGAGACCCAGTTATTTATCGTATACGTTTTGCAGAGCATCATCAGACAGCTGATAAATGGTGCATTTATCCAATGTACGATTTTACCCATTGTATTTCTGATGCATTGGAAGGGATCACTCACTCAATTTGTACATTGGAATTTCAAGACAACCGTCGTCTTTATGATTGGGTGTTGGAGAATATTTCAATTGAATGCCAACCTCGTCAATATGAGTTTAGCCGCTTAAACCTTGAATATACGGTGATGTCTAAGCGTAAACTGAATCAATTGGTGACTGAAAACCTTGTAAACGGTTGGGATGACCCTCGTATGCCGACTATCTCTGGTTTACGTCGCCGTGGCTTCACCTCGGCTGCTATTCGAGATTTCTGCCAGCGTATTGGCGTGACGAAGCAAGAGAACATGATTGAGTTTGGTTCTCTGGAGTCCTGTATACGCGACGACTTAAATGAGAATGCACCTCGCTCAATGGCTGTGCTTGATCCTGTGAAAATCGTTCTTGAAGATATTGAAGTTGGCAAGGTAGAAACGCTAAATGTCGCTAATCATCCCAATAAGCCGGAGATGGGTAGCCGAGAAGTACCGTTTACTCGTGAAATATGGATTGAACGAGATGACTTCCGAGAAGAGGCGAACAAAAAATATAAGCGTCTTGTGTTAGGAAAAGAAGTTCGTCTGCGTGGTGCATATGTTATCAAAGCAGAGCGTATTGAAAAAGACGCGGAAGGTAACATAACGACTATTTTCTGTAGTTATGATGTAGATACATTGGGTAAAAACCCAGCGGATGGCCGTAAGGTGAAAGGTGTGATTCATTGGGTTTCTGCTGATAAGGGTTTACCTGCTGAGATTCGCCTGTACGACCGCTTATTTACGGTACCAAACCCGGCAGCAGAGGATGATTTCAAAGCAGTAATTAATGCGGAATCGTTGCTCGTTAAGAATGGTTTTGTTGAGCCAAGTTTGTGTAATGCACAAGCAGAAAAAGGCCTACAGTTTGAGCGCACGGGTTATTTTTGTGTAGATAGTAAAGATTCTAAACCAGATGCACTGGTTTTTAATCGTACCGTTGGTCTGCGAGATACCTGGGCAAAAACGGGTGATTAA
- the fldA gene encoding flavodoxin FldA, with protein sequence MASVGLFFGSDTGNTEAVAKMIQKQLSKKLVHVQDIAKSSKEDLDNFDLLILGIPTWYYGEAQCDWDDFFPELEDIDFSTKLVSIFGCGDQEDYAEYFCDAMGNIRDIVEAKGGTVLGHWPTEGYEFEASKALIDDATFVGLCIDEDRQPELTDKRVSTWVNQIYDEMCLAELED encoded by the coding sequence ATGGCAAGTGTAGGTCTCTTCTTTGGTAGCGATACTGGGAACACAGAAGCTGTTGCTAAGATGATTCAAAAACAATTGAGTAAGAAACTCGTTCACGTTCAAGATATCGCAAAAAGTAGTAAAGAGGACTTGGACAACTTTGATCTTTTGATCTTGGGTATTCCTACTTGGTATTACGGTGAAGCACAATGTGATTGGGATGATTTTTTTCCTGAGTTAGAAGACATTGATTTTTCTACTAAACTTGTGTCTATTTTTGGTTGTGGCGACCAAGAGGATTACGCTGAATATTTCTGTGATGCTATGGGTAATATTCGCGACATTGTTGAAGCAAAAGGCGGCACTGTTTTAGGTCATTGGCCAACTGAGGGCTATGAATTTGAAGCTTCTAAAGCACTTATTGACGATGCAACATTTGTCGGTTTATGCATCGATGAAGACCGCCAACCAGAATTGACTGACAAACGTGTGTCAACATGGGTCAATCAAATCTACGATGAGATGTGTCTTGCTGAATTAGAAGATTAA
- a CDS encoding DUF4442 domain-containing protein, with protein MNKTVAKVYKPNIVKFALNIWPPFWGAGIKIIHISKDFRNVKMRLKLRWWNKNANRTQYGGSIFSLTDPVYALMLMGILGERYFVWDKEASINFIKPGNSDLHADFLISQDTLDDILAKTADGEKCFPEFMIYVKDSHGTVVCEVQRKLYVRKKPKYRENEVSTS; from the coding sequence ATGAATAAAACTGTAGCAAAGGTGTATAAACCAAACATTGTTAAATTTGCTCTCAACATTTGGCCTCCTTTTTGGGGGGCTGGTATAAAAATCATACATATAAGTAAAGACTTCCGTAATGTTAAAATGAGGCTTAAATTACGTTGGTGGAATAAAAATGCAAACCGAACCCAATATGGCGGGAGTATATTCTCTTTAACCGATCCAGTTTACGCGCTTATGTTAATGGGGATTTTAGGGGAGCGTTATTTTGTGTGGGATAAGGAGGCGAGTATAAACTTCATCAAACCAGGTAACTCAGACCTGCATGCTGATTTTTTAATCTCCCAAGATACGTTGGACGATATCCTCGCGAAAACAGCGGATGGAGAGAAATGCTTTCCAGAATTCATGATCTATGTAAAAGATAGTCATGGAACCGTCGTCTGTGAAGTTCAGAGAAAGCTTTATGTGCGGAAAAAACCTAAGTATAGAGAAAATGAAGTAAGTACTTCTTAA
- the nagC gene encoding DNA-binding transcriptional regulator NagC: MTGGQIGNVVLVKQLNGAAVYRLIDQQGPISRIQVADVSQLAPASVTKITRQLMKRGLIKEVAQQASTGGRRAISLTTEGEPFHSVAIRLGRDYVQLSLFNLDAVELASSHSLFNYLNQSDLESGLIQHIQSFLDEHKDKINQLIAIGIVLPGLVDPVEGVVDYIPNTDIDNFALSGIVKVAFNVECFIGNDIRGKALAEHYFGASQDCKDSILVSVHRGTGAGIIVNGQVFLGSNRNVGEIGHIQIDPLGSQCQCGNFGCLETVASNPAILASITALINKGHPSSLSSLDKITMVDVCRHALEGDELAKQSLIRVGNELGKVIAITVNLFNPQKIIIAGDITQAAELVFPAIRRNVEAQSLTTFHTELPIVASELEAKPTMGAFSMIKRAMLNGVLLQKLLEE; this comes from the coding sequence ATGACTGGCGGACAAATAGGTAACGTAGTTCTTGTTAAACAACTAAACGGCGCAGCGGTATATCGCTTAATAGACCAACAAGGTCCCATTTCGCGGATTCAGGTTGCCGATGTAAGTCAATTGGCACCCGCAAGTGTTACCAAAATTACTCGCCAGTTAATGAAACGAGGCCTGATTAAAGAGGTCGCTCAACAAGCATCCACAGGTGGTCGTAGAGCGATATCTTTGACAACAGAAGGGGAACCATTCCATTCTGTTGCTATCAGGCTCGGGCGCGACTACGTTCAACTTAGCCTTTTCAATCTTGACGCCGTTGAACTTGCCAGTAGTCACAGTCTTTTTAACTATTTAAATCAGTCAGATCTTGAATCTGGCTTAATTCAGCATATCCAATCATTTCTTGACGAGCACAAAGATAAAATCAATCAGCTCATAGCCATTGGCATTGTTCTTCCTGGTTTAGTCGATCCTGTAGAGGGGGTTGTAGACTATATCCCCAATACTGATATTGATAACTTTGCACTAAGTGGCATCGTTAAGGTGGCATTTAATGTTGAGTGTTTTATTGGCAATGATATCCGAGGAAAAGCATTAGCAGAACACTATTTTGGAGCAAGCCAAGACTGCAAAGATTCCATCTTAGTCAGTGTTCATCGCGGCACCGGAGCCGGAATTATTGTTAATGGGCAGGTATTTTTGGGGTCAAATAGGAATGTAGGTGAAATTGGTCATATCCAGATAGACCCACTCGGTAGCCAATGCCAATGTGGTAACTTTGGTTGTTTAGAAACGGTAGCCTCTAATCCCGCAATTCTGGCAAGCATCACGGCACTCATTAACAAGGGTCACCCTTCCTCACTCTCTTCGCTCGATAAAATAACGATGGTTGATGTCTGTCGACATGCGTTGGAAGGCGATGAACTCGCAAAACAAAGTTTGATTCGCGTTGGTAATGAATTGGGTAAGGTTATTGCGATTACCGTAAACCTCTTCAACCCACAAAAAATCATCATTGCAGGCGATATAACTCAAGCTGCTGAGCTTGTCTTTCCTGCGATTCGTCGCAATGTTGAAGCTCAATCGCTCACCACTTTCCATACTGAGCTCCCCATTGTCGCATCGGAATTAGAGGCAAAACCGACCATGGGCGCATTCTCCATGATTAAAAGAGCGATGTTAAATGGCGTTTTGTTACAAAAACTTCTAGAAGAGTAG
- the nagB gene encoding glucosamine-6-phosphate deaminase: protein MRLIPLQTSDEVGLWSARHIINTINKFKPSEDRPFILGLPTGSSPLKTYKHLIELYNAGEVSFKNVVTFNMDEYIGLPSDHPESYRTFMYDNFFNHVDIQEKNINLLDGSTDDHEAECKQYEERIKSYGQIHLFMGGVGNDGHIAFNEPASSLSSRTRIKTLTEDTRIANSRFFDGDINQVPKYALTIGVGTLLDSKEVMLLVSGHNKALALRAAVEGSVNHLWTISALQLHAKSVIVCDDAATQELKVKTVKYFKELEAENIKNLK from the coding sequence ATGAGACTTATACCACTACAAACATCTGATGAAGTCGGCTTATGGTCAGCTAGACACATTATTAACACTATCAACAAATTCAAGCCATCAGAGGACCGCCCATTCATATTAGGTTTGCCAACTGGTAGCTCACCACTAAAAACGTATAAGCACCTTATCGAACTTTATAATGCAGGCGAAGTAAGCTTTAAAAACGTCGTCACATTTAACATGGATGAATATATTGGGCTTCCTTCTGATCATCCTGAATCCTACCGCACCTTTATGTATGATAATTTCTTCAACCATGTTGATATACAAGAAAAAAATATCAATTTGCTAGATGGAAGCACTGATGATCATGAAGCTGAATGCAAACAATACGAAGAGAGAATTAAGTCTTACGGCCAAATTCATCTATTCATGGGTGGTGTCGGTAATGATGGACACATTGCATTTAATGAACCCGCCTCTTCACTGTCTTCACGTACTCGAATCAAAACATTGACAGAAGATACTCGAATCGCTAATTCTAGGTTCTTCGATGGTGATATAAATCAAGTACCAAAATATGCACTAACAATAGGTGTCGGCACGCTACTCGATTCAAAAGAAGTCATGTTATTGGTATCAGGCCACAACAAGGCATTGGCACTTCGGGCTGCGGTTGAAGGCAGTGTTAATCATCTTTGGACAATTTCAGCACTACAGTTACACGCTAAATCGGTTATCGTGTGTGATGATGCGGCAACACAAGAGCTAAAAGTTAAGACCGTCAAGTACTTCAAAGAGTTAGAAGCCGAAAACATCAAAAACCTCAAGTAA
- a CDS encoding alpha/beta fold hydrolase — MSELLNYKLRGEGATVVLIHGLFGNLDNLGLLGRDLEKDHQVLSMDLRNHGLSFHSDEHTYQAMANDIHQLITSLGLTKVTLVGHSMGGKVAMILASEHPEYVDKLVVLDMAPVAYTERKHDNVFAGLHAVLSNPPANRIEATKSLAEHIEMDGVIQFLGKSLYRSEVGLTWRFNVESISNNYWNILGWEPISTINTPTLFLKGANSDYLTQEHQIQVQAQFSNAKAHVIANTGHWLHAEKPQEVLRAVKRFID; from the coding sequence ATGTCAGAGCTACTTAATTACAAATTACGAGGCGAAGGAGCAACCGTTGTTCTTATACACGGTCTATTTGGTAACCTAGATAATTTAGGCCTGCTAGGTCGAGACCTCGAAAAAGATCATCAAGTATTGAGCATGGACTTACGAAACCATGGGCTCTCGTTTCACTCTGACGAACACACATATCAGGCTATGGCGAACGATATCCATCAACTGATCACTTCTTTAGGTTTAACGAAGGTCACCTTAGTCGGTCATTCTATGGGGGGAAAGGTAGCCATGATACTTGCCAGTGAACATCCAGAATATGTCGATAAACTCGTTGTACTAGACATGGCCCCCGTCGCCTATACAGAAAGAAAGCATGACAACGTTTTTGCTGGGTTACATGCTGTCTTATCAAACCCTCCCGCGAACAGGATTGAAGCGACAAAATCACTCGCAGAACATATAGAAATGGATGGGGTTATTCAATTTTTAGGGAAATCGCTTTATCGCTCTGAAGTTGGTTTGACCTGGCGCTTTAACGTTGAGTCTATTAGCAACAATTATTGGAATATTCTTGGATGGGAGCCTATCTCAACAATCAATACCCCTACCTTGTTCTTAAAAGGAGCCAATTCCGATTATTTGACCCAAGAGCATCAGATACAGGTTCAAGCGCAGTTTTCAAATGCGAAAGCACATGTTATTGCAAATACAGGGCATTGGCTTCATGCCGAGAAGCCACAAGAAGTACTCAGAGCTGTCAAACGTTTTATCGACTAA
- a CDS encoding DUF2788 domain-containing protein, protein MLYYYYDLLESIGLDLLFASIFFLIGMAIKDVLKQGNVPVFGQRIVWMVLFLGCAGFIAKGIIQISWEGTGLG, encoded by the coding sequence ATGCTTTACTACTATTACGATTTATTGGAATCCATTGGTTTAGATCTGCTCTTCGCTTCTATTTTTTTTCTTATAGGAATGGCGATAAAGGATGTACTCAAACAAGGTAACGTTCCGGTATTTGGTCAACGTATAGTATGGATGGTTCTATTTTTAGGCTGCGCAGGCTTTATTGCTAAAGGCATTATACAAATTAGCTGGGAAGGCACTGGTTTAGGTTAA
- the nagA gene encoding N-acetylglucosamine-6-phosphate deacetylase: MYALTNCKIFTGSDILENFSIIIEDGKIYSVCSESELPDGIELMDLDGANVSPGFIDLQLNGCGGVMFNDDISTKTLDTMHKVNLKSGCTSFLPTLITSSDANMRQAVEAQRQYNALHKHQSLGLHLEGPYLNVMKKGIHCPDFIRVSDDAMIDYICLNNDVVSKVTLAPEQNDPEHIRRLSDAGIVVSIGHSNATYAQARQGFLAGISFATHLHNAMTPITGREPGVVGAIFDTPDVYAGIIVDGFHVDYPNVRIAHKLKGEKLVLVTDATAPAGAEMDHFIFVGKKVYYRDGKCIDENGTLGGSALTMIEAVQNTVEHVGIALDEALRMATLYPAKAIGADKMLGQLKAGMIANLAIFDRDFNVLATIVNGQYEQT, encoded by the coding sequence ATGTATGCGCTAACCAACTGCAAAATATTTACCGGTAGCGATATTCTCGAGAATTTCTCGATAATAATTGAAGATGGTAAAATTTATTCTGTCTGCTCAGAGTCAGAATTGCCCGATGGCATAGAATTAATGGATCTAGATGGGGCGAATGTCAGCCCTGGGTTTATTGACCTACAACTGAATGGTTGTGGTGGGGTAATGTTTAACGACGACATCTCAACTAAAACACTCGACACCATGCACAAGGTCAATCTTAAATCTGGCTGTACCAGCTTTCTGCCGACCTTGATCACCTCTTCAGACGCGAATATGCGACAAGCGGTTGAGGCACAACGCCAATATAATGCGCTGCATAAACATCAATCCCTGGGCTTACATTTAGAAGGGCCTTATCTAAACGTAATGAAAAAAGGCATACATTGCCCAGACTTCATTCGTGTATCCGATGACGCCATGATCGACTATATCTGTCTAAACAATGACGTCGTTTCCAAGGTCACTTTGGCTCCCGAACAAAATGACCCTGAACACATCCGTCGTTTAAGTGACGCTGGCATTGTGGTTTCTATAGGTCACTCCAACGCAACCTATGCGCAAGCAAGGCAGGGCTTTCTCGCGGGAATAAGCTTTGCCACTCATCTGCATAATGCCATGACACCGATAACTGGACGAGAACCTGGCGTCGTAGGGGCAATATTTGACACACCAGACGTCTATGCTGGCATTATTGTCGACGGATTTCATGTTGATTATCCAAATGTCCGAATTGCTCATAAATTGAAAGGTGAAAAGCTTGTATTAGTGACAGACGCCACAGCTCCAGCTGGTGCGGAGATGGATCACTTTATTTTTGTTGGGAAAAAAGTATATTACCGAGATGGTAAGTGTATCGATGAAAATGGCACACTTGGTGGCTCAGCGCTGACGATGATTGAAGCAGTGCAAAATACGGTTGAGCACGTAGGTATCGCATTGGATGAAGCACTACGCATGGCAACACTGTACCCAGCGAAAGCTATTGGAGCAGACAAAATGCTAGGTCAACTCAAGGCTGGCATGATTGCAAACCTTGCTATTTTTGACCGTGACTTCAACGTCCTTGCGACAATTGTAAACGGACAATACGAGCAAACTTAA
- the fcrX gene encoding ferric iron uptake transcriptional regulator FcrX: MSDNNKALKDAGLKVTLPRLKILEVLQQPQCQHISAEELYKLLIDQGEEIGLATVYRVLNQFDDAGIVTRHHFEGGKSVFELSTQYHHDHLVCLDCGEVIEFSDDMIEKRQQEIATSYNIELTNHSLYLYGKCNAGNCKENPDLHKLKK, encoded by the coding sequence ATGTCAGATAATAATAAAGCGCTTAAAGATGCGGGACTGAAAGTTACATTACCTCGTTTAAAAATACTTGAAGTGCTTCAACAACCGCAATGCCAGCATATTAGTGCAGAGGAGCTGTACAAACTGCTGATAGATCAAGGTGAAGAAATAGGATTAGCAACAGTCTATCGCGTGCTAAATCAATTCGATGACGCAGGTATTGTTACTCGTCACCACTTTGAAGGTGGTAAATCGGTATTTGAACTATCAACACAGTATCACCATGATCATCTAGTGTGTTTAGATTGTGGTGAAGTTATTGAATTCTCTGATGATATGATAGAAAAACGCCAGCAAGAGATAGCAACCTCATACAATATTGAGTTGACTAACCACAGCCTTTATCTTTACGGAAAATGTAATGCTGGTAACTGCAAAGAAAACCCAGACCTACATAAATTAAAAAAATAG
- a CDS encoding cation:proton antiporter family protein, with product MEIILISSAFAAGFLALKCNLPPLVGFLIAGFGLNFLGFQSNETIELLADLGVTLLLFTIGLKLDVKTLLSKEIWAGATAHNLLSTLFFTLSIAAFKLLGVTTFSLMSLEQMILLGFALSFSSTVFAVKSLQEKGEMNATYGTIAIGVLVMQDIFAVLFLSISTGKVPEWYALFLFLLPFLRPLFYRLLSIVGHGEMLVVYGIFMALVLGAGLFDFVGLKPDLGALLLGMLLAGHKKSSELSKSLFNLKELFLVCFFLNIGLAEQPTLSGAVTALLFLLLLPVKGILYYLIFNSFKFRVRTSLLATLSLFNYSEFGLIVGGLAFKMGWLSGDMLASIAIAVSLSFIIAAPLNRFGHSLYQRSSKWLKERSAEKLNMMDQRINPGSAQILILGMGRIGTGAYDELTHQHGDISLGVELHPEAAKQHQAEHRNVICGDATDPDFWERILDTGNVKLVLLSMPHHQGNQLALEQLKLKHYSGQTAAIAAYSDQVEAMQELGADAAFNIYNEAGSGFAKHVTEQLNPKFD from the coding sequence ATGGAAATCATCTTAATATCATCTGCATTCGCAGCAGGCTTTCTTGCATTAAAATGCAACCTTCCACCACTCGTTGGCTTTCTAATTGCTGGATTCGGCCTAAATTTTTTAGGTTTTCAGTCAAATGAAACCATCGAACTCTTAGCTGATTTAGGCGTAACGCTACTGCTATTTACTATCGGCTTAAAGCTCGATGTTAAGACCTTACTCTCCAAAGAAATTTGGGCGGGTGCAACCGCACATAACTTGTTATCTACGCTCTTTTTTACCCTCTCGATTGCCGCCTTCAAACTACTTGGCGTTACAACGTTCAGTTTAATGTCATTAGAGCAGATGATATTACTCGGCTTTGCCCTTTCTTTTTCTAGTACGGTATTCGCGGTAAAAAGCTTACAAGAAAAGGGAGAGATGAACGCAACTTATGGGACAATTGCAATTGGTGTCTTGGTTATGCAAGATATTTTTGCGGTGCTGTTTTTAAGCATTTCAACAGGAAAAGTCCCTGAATGGTACGCGTTGTTTCTCTTCTTACTGCCATTCTTAAGACCTCTTTTTTATCGGCTACTCAGTATCGTTGGCCACGGAGAAATGCTTGTTGTTTATGGTATTTTCATGGCATTAGTACTTGGTGCGGGTTTATTCGATTTTGTCGGACTAAAACCTGATCTCGGCGCACTCCTTTTAGGCATGCTTCTCGCAGGCCATAAAAAGTCATCCGAACTATCCAAATCACTGTTTAATCTTAAAGAACTATTTCTAGTCTGTTTTTTCTTAAACATCGGCCTCGCAGAACAACCAACTCTATCAGGAGCAGTAACTGCGCTACTCTTTTTATTACTCCTTCCGGTTAAAGGTATCCTCTACTACTTGATATTCAATAGCTTCAAGTTTCGAGTACGTACTTCGTTGTTAGCCACTCTATCGCTGTTTAACTACAGTGAATTTGGTCTAATTGTGGGTGGCTTAGCATTCAAGATGGGGTGGTTATCTGGCGATATGTTGGCCTCTATTGCGATCGCAGTTTCACTCTCATTTATTATTGCAGCACCGCTTAATCGATTTGGCCATTCGTTATATCAACGGTCATCAAAATGGCTAAAAGAACGCAGTGCAGAGAAACTAAATATGATGGATCAGCGTATCAACCCGGGTAGTGCTCAGATACTCATTTTAGGTATGGGCCGCATAGGTACGGGCGCATACGATGAACTCACCCATCAACATGGAGACATTAGCTTGGGTGTAGAGTTGCATCCTGAAGCGGCAAAACAGCACCAAGCTGAGCATAGAAATGTTATCTGTGGTGATGCGACTGACCCAGATTTTTGGGAGCGAATCTTAGATACTGGTAACGTGAAACTAGTCTTGTTATCCATGCCACATCATCAAGGTAATCAGCTTGCGCTAGAACAGCTAAAATTGAAGCACTATTCAGGCCAAACTGCAGCGATAGCAGCCTATTCAGATCAAGTAGAAGCCATGCAAGAACTCGGTGCCGATGCTGCATTCAATATCTACAACGAAGCAGGAAGTGGGTTTGCTAAACATGTTACTGAACAACTTAATCCTAAATTTGATTAG
- the nagE gene encoding N-acetylglucosamine-specific PTS transporter subunit IIBC, which produces MNILGYFQKVGKALMVPVATLPAAAILMGIGYWIDPTGWGGNNAFAAFLIKAGAAIIDNMSVLFAIGVAYGMSKDKDGAAALAGFVGYMVITTLCSAASVEAIGLVTLDAGSTLAFNKIGNQFVGILSGIVAAELYNRYYQVELHKALAFFSGKRLVPILTSFAAIGISFVLMFAWPIIFGGLISFGESIVGLGEVGSGLYGFFNRLLIPVGLHHALNSVFWFDMAGINDLGNWWTPNAVEAGVGVVGETGRYMAGFFPIMMFGLPGAALAIYHTSKPEHKARVASIMIAAGFASFFTGVTEPLEFSFMFLAPMLYVLHAALTGLSLYIADIMNWTAGFGFSAGLVDMILSAQNPLANKWYMLIVQGFAFFGIYYFVFRWAIIKFGLKTPGREDDEDIAEISSSAVSKDSAELAKKYLAVLGGHSNIQNIDACITRLRLTVNDMDVINENELKALGAMGVVKLGGNNLQVILGPLAEIIAGEMKNIPATDS; this is translated from the coding sequence ATGAATATTCTTGGATATTTTCAAAAAGTAGGTAAAGCACTGATGGTACCAGTTGCTACATTACCTGCAGCAGCAATACTAATGGGGATCGGATACTGGATCGATCCAACAGGTTGGGGTGGTAATAATGCGTTTGCTGCTTTTTTGATTAAAGCCGGCGCGGCAATTATAGACAATATGTCAGTATTGTTTGCCATCGGTGTTGCATACGGTATGTCTAAAGACAAAGACGGTGCTGCTGCATTAGCTGGTTTTGTTGGGTATATGGTTATTACAACACTATGTAGCGCAGCATCAGTTGAAGCTATCGGCCTAGTGACTTTGGACGCAGGTTCTACGCTTGCCTTTAATAAAATAGGCAATCAGTTTGTAGGTATCCTGTCTGGTATTGTTGCCGCAGAGCTTTACAACCGTTACTACCAAGTTGAACTGCACAAAGCACTCGCGTTCTTTAGTGGTAAGCGCTTAGTTCCTATCTTGACTTCTTTCGCTGCTATTGGCATCTCTTTTGTTCTCATGTTTGCTTGGCCTATCATTTTCGGCGGATTGATTTCATTTGGTGAAAGCATCGTAGGTCTTGGTGAGGTAGGTTCTGGTCTATATGGATTCTTTAACCGTCTACTTATCCCTGTTGGTTTACACCATGCATTGAACTCAGTGTTCTGGTTTGATATGGCTGGTATCAATGATCTTGGTAACTGGTGGACACCAAATGCAGTAGAAGCAGGTGTCGGTGTAGTGGGTGAAACAGGTCGTTATATGGCTGGCTTCTTCCCTATCATGATGTTTGGTCTACCTGGTGCAGCGCTTGCTATCTACCATACGTCTAAGCCTGAGCATAAAGCTCGTGTTGCTTCAATTATGATTGCGGCTGGTTTTGCATCATTCTTCACCGGTGTAACTGAACCACTAGAATTCTCATTCATGTTCCTCGCCCCTATGCTGTATGTATTGCATGCTGCGTTGACAGGTCTATCTCTTTACATTGCAGATATAATGAATTGGACAGCTGGTTTCGGATTCTCAGCTGGTCTAGTGGATATGATACTTTCAGCTCAAAATCCATTGGCAAATAAATGGTATATGCTGATTGTTCAAGGTTTTGCATTCTTCGGTATTTACTACTTCGTATTCCGTTGGGCTATCATTAAGTTCGGTCTTAAAACACCTGGTCGTGAAGACGATGAAGACATCGCAGAAATAAGTTCTTCAGCTGTTAGCAAAGACTCAGCGGAGCTTGCGAAAAAGTATCTAGCCGTACTTGGTGGTCACTCTAACATTCAAAACATTGATGCTTGTATTACACGCTTACGTTTGACGGTCAATGATATGGACGTGATTAACGAGAATGAGTTAAAAGCACTCGGAGCGATGGGTGTGGTAAAACTTGGTGGAAATAACCTACAAGTTATCCTAGGTCCACTTGCTGAAATTATTGCTGGGGAAATGAAAAATATCCCTGCGACTGATAGTTAA